The proteins below are encoded in one region of Plutella xylostella chromosome Z, ilPluXylo3.1, whole genome shotgun sequence:
- the LOC105385471 gene encoding epidermal growth factor receptor isoform X1: MYALLLCCLTLASLAPGAHPARPHRHHPPPQRITHHKHSEFVKGKSKFSDTYTVPNKQPYLGNAVCIGTNGRMSVPSNRDIHYRNLRNRFTNCTYVDGNLELTWLQNDTMDLSFLKYIREVTGYVLISHVKVRRIILPQLQIIRGRTLFKLNVREEEFALMVTMSSAFTLELPALRDVLRGSVGMYNNYNLCHVKTINWDEIITGINATYVYVYNYTVPERECPRCHASCEAGCWGEGPDNCQKFSKTNCSPQCAQGRCFGPNPRDCCNTFCAGGCTGPLPSQCLACRNFFDEGTCSQECPPMQIYNPTTYSWEPNPNGKYAYGATCVRNCPEHLLKDNGACVRSCPPNKTAVNGECIPCNVTCPKTCRAEKPIHAGNIDSFKDCTIIDGSVEILEMTLTGFQQVNSDYSFGERYPKMDPEKLEVFSTVREVTGYLNVQAHHPNFTSLSYFRNLEVIGGRQVAENLFASLYIVKTSLKSLGLKSLKRVNSGAIAIMENKNLCFADKIAWGKLVKSKDHKQVIQKNGDPRACEKANLVCDAECSGDGCWGPGPDQCLSCQNYKFGETCIQNCSVHPGLYKSGSSSCKQCDVECVGGCSGPGPANCTACRHVRDGPYCVAQCPMARYNAADGTCLPCHRNCEHGCTGPENTVGPGACNSCSKAIISVEAQIEVCLEEDEPCPDGYYNEWVGNVKPLEGKVKVVCRKCHPLCKKCTGFGIHQQVCQVCNGFKRSDQCEDECPADHFTDDVTRTCTPCHHECRGCTGPTSTDCIKCHNLKIFINESNNIDNKPVFNCTDACPDHMPHKIYFDEMLQNVIEEPYCSEAPSAISRPAAARTSTVLVLVLVFAFLLLIILAIIGYTCRQKAKAKKDAVKMTMVLTGCEDNEPLRPTNVKPNLAKLRIVKEAELRRGGMLGFGAFGKVYKGVWVPEGENVKIPVAIKVLKEGTGANSSKEFMEERYIISKEFLEEAYIMASVEHPNLLQLLAVCMTSQMMLITQLMPLGCLLDYVRTHREKIGSKAFLNWCTQIARGMSYLEEKRLVHRDLAARNVLVQTPNCVKITDFGLAKLLDINEDEYKAAGGKMPIKWLALECIQHRIFTHKSDVWAFGVTIWEILSYGARPYENISARNVPELIENGLKLSQPAICTLDIYCIMVSCWMLDADSRPTFKQLADTFAEMARDPGRYLVIPGDKFMRLPSYSTQVNDEKEILRNLQSAMEGPEPLVEADEYLQPKFKPGAGTLTSNSAVSGVDTQTSSLKPSTSTSWANHPGPDCATDGSRPETWDHELLKYNQHPDDRHYYNNNVCASDSSGSRFGDSKTETFESKNKEAQVGNLKLNLPLDEDDYLMPSPQQNQNASTYMDLIGENGEGSDAKDLRFSGFVGIGSKRCVDNPEYLMSEESVPTQTVGIPVECASEASEASEGAGAGAGAEAGAPPYQPQRSLEEESMSDHEYYNDLQRELQPLRRNETTV; this comes from the exons ATGTACGCGCTGCTCCTGTGCTGCCTGACCCTCGCGAGCCTGGCGCCCGGCGCGCACCCCGCCCGCCCCCACCGCCACCACCCGCCCCCGCAGCGCATCACACACCACAAACACTCGGAATTCGTCAAGGGGAAAAGTAAGTTCAGTGATACCTACACAGTGCCAAACAAACAACCTTATCTCGGAAACGCTG TATGCATCGGAACGAACGGGCGCATGTCGGTGCCGTCGAACCGGGACATCCACTACCGGAACCTGCGGAACCGCTTCACGAACTGCACCTACGTGGACGGGAACCTGGAGCTGACGTGGCTCCAGAACGACACCATGGACCTGTCCTTCCTCAAGTACATCCGCGAGGTCACCGGCTACGTGTTGATCTCCCACGTGAAGGTGCGCCGCATCATCCTGCCGCAGCTGCAGATCATCCGCGGCCGGACCCTCTTCAAGCTCAACGTGAGGGAAGAGGAGTTCGCGCTAATGGTCACCATGAGCTCGGCGTTCACATTAGAGCTGCCGGCTCTGCGTGACGTGCTGCGCGGCAGCGTCGGCATGTACAACAACTACAACCTCTGCCACGTCAAGACCATCAACTGGGACGAGATCATCACGGGGATCAATGCCAcctatgtgtatgtgtataacTACACGGTGCCCGAGCGGGAGTGCCCGCGCTGTCACGCCAGCTGCGAGGCCGGCTGCTGGGGTGAGGGCCCGGACAACTGCCAGAAGTTCTCGAAGACAAACTGCAGCCCGCAGTGCGCGCAGGGCCGCTGCTTCGGGCCCAACCCGCGCGACTGCTGCAACACGTTCTGCGCCGGCGGCTGCACCGGCCCGCTGCCCAGCCAGTGCCTCGCCTGCCGGAACTTCTTCGACGAGGGCACCTGCTCGCAAGAGTGCCCTCCGATGCAAATATACAACCCCACCACATATTCGTGGGAGCCGAACCCCAACGGCAAATACGCGTATGGTGCCACGTGTGTGAGGAACTGCCCAGAACATTTATTGAAAGACAACGGTGCGTGTGTCCGTAGTTGCCCGCCGAACAAGACGGCAGTGAACGGTGAATGTATTCCGTGTAATGTGACGTGTCCGAAGACTTGTCGGGCGGAGAAGCCGATCCATGCGGGGAACATCGACAGTTTCAAAGACTGCACGATCATCGACGGCTCGGTGGAGATCCTGGAGATGACGCTGACGGGCTTCCAGCAAGTGAACAGCGACTACTCGTTCGGGGAGCGCTACCCCAAGATGGACCCGGAGAAGCTGGAGGTGTTCAGCACGGTCCGCGAGGTGACCGGCTACCTCAACGTGCAGGCGCACCACCCCAACTTCACCAGCCTCTCCTACTTCCGCAACCTCGAGGTCATCGGCGGCCGGCAAGTGGCCGAGAACCTCTTCGCTTCCCTCTACATCGTCAAGACGTCGCTCAAATCCCTCGGCTTGAAGTCTCTGAAGCGCGTCAACTCGGGAGCTATCGCCATCATGGAGAACAAGAATCTGTGCTTCGCCGACAAGATAGCTTGGGGAAAACTGGTCAAGTCAAAGGACCACAAGCAAGTCATACAGAAGAACGGGGACCCAAGGGCTTGTG AAAAAGCGAATTTGGTGTGTGACGCTGAATGTTCGGGCGACGGCTGCTGGGGCCCCGGCCCCGACCAGTGCCTCTCTTGCCAGAACTACAAGTTTGGAGAAACTTGCATACAGAACTGCAGCGTACATCCTGG ACTGTACAAGTCGGGGTCTAGTTCGTGCAAGCAATGCGACGTGGAGTGCGTGGGCGGCTGCTCGGGCCCGGGCCCGGCCAACTGCACGGCGTGCCGGCACGTGCGCGACGGGCCCTACTGCGTGGCGCAGTGCCCCATGGCGCGCTACAACGCGGCCGACGGCACCTGCCTGCCCTGCCACCGCAACTGTGAACACGGCTGCACCGGCCCCGAGAACACCGTCGGACCCGGCGCCTGCAACTCATGCAGCAAAGCCATTATAAGCGTGGAAGCGCAAATTGAAGTCTGCCTCGAAGAAGATGAGCCTTGCCCCGATGGGTATTACAATGAATGGGTCGGGAATGTCAAGCCTTTAGAGGGCAAAGTGAAGGTTGTCTGCAGAAAGTGCCATCCGCTGTGCAAGAAGTGCACAGGGTTTGGTATCCATCAGCAGGTGTGCCAAGTGTGCAACGGGTTCAAGCGAAGTGACCAGTGTGAGGACGAGTGCCCGGCGGATCACTTCACGGATGACGTCACGCGGACGTGCACGCCGTGCCACCACGAGTGCCGCGGCTGCACCGGACCCACTTCCACTGACTGCATCAAGTGCCACAACCTCAAGATATTCATCAACGAGTCCAACAACATTGACAACAAGCCCGTGTTCAACTGCACCGACGCCTGTCCCGACCACATGCCCCACAAGATATACTTCGATGAGATGCTTCAAAATGTGATCGAGGAGCCGTACTGCTCTGAGGCTCCCAGCGCCATCTCGAGACCGGCGGCCGCGAGGACGTCAACAGTACTGGTTCTAGTGCTTGTGTTCGCTTTCCTACTGCTGATTATCTTGGCGATAATCGGCTACACGTGCAGGCAGAAGGCGAAGGCTAAGAAAGACGCAGTGAAAATGACGATGGTGCTGACCGGGTGTGAGGATAACGAGCCACTGAGACCGACGAATGTCAAGCCAAACCTCGCAAAACTCCGCATTGTGAAGGAAGCCGAGCTCCGCCGAGGCGGCATGCTCGGGTTCGGAGCATTCGGCAAGGTATACAAGGGCGTCTGGGTGCCAGAAGGAGAGAACGTCAAGATCCCTGTCGCTATCAAAGTGCTGAAAGAGGGAACTGGCGCCAACTCCAGCAAAGAGTTCATGGAAGAGCGATACATTATTAGCAAGGAGTTTCTCGAAGAAGCGTATATCATGGCGAGTGTGGAACATCCGAATCTGCTGCAGTTGCTGGCTGTTTGCATGACGAGCCAGATGATGTTGATCACTCAGCTGATGCCGTTGGGTTGCTTGTTGGACTACGTGAGGACGCACCGAGAGAAGATAGGCTCAAAGGCATTCTTGAACTGGTGCACGCAGATAGCGCGAGGCATGTCCTATCTCGAAGAGAAACGATTAGTCCACCGAGACTTGGCCGCGCGAAACGTGCTAGTGCAAACGCCAAACTGCGTAAAGATTACCGACTTCGGGTTAGCGAAGCTTCTAGATATAAACGAAGACGAGTACAAAGCTGCTGGAGGCAAGATGCCGATCAAGTGGCTGGCGCTAGAGTGCATCCAGCACAGGATATTCACGCACAAGAGTGACGTGTGGGCTTTCGGCGTGACGATATGGGAGATATTGAGTTACGGGGCGCGTCCGTACGAGAATATATCGGCTCGGAACGTTCCGGAGTTGATCGAGAATGGGTTGAAGTTGTCTCAGCCGGCTATTTGTACGCTGGACATCTACTGCATCATGGTGTCGTGTTGGATGCTGGACGCGGACAGTCGGCCGACGTTCAAGCAGCTAGCGGACACGTTTGCGGAAATGGCGCGAGACCCCGGCAGATACCTGGTCATACCCGGAGACAAGTTCATGAGGCTGCCGTCTTACTCCACACAGGTAAAT GACGAGAAAGAGATCCTCCGGAACCTGCAGTCTGCGATGGAGGGCCCCGAGCCGCTCGTGGAAGCGGACGAGTACCTGCAACCGAAGTTCAAGCCGGGAGCGGGGACATTGACCTCCAACTCCGCTGTGAGCGGCGTCGACACCCAGACCAGCTCACTCAAGCCCTCCACATCCACGTCCTGGGCCAACCACCCCGGCCCCGACTGCGCCACCGACGGCTCCCGGCCAGAGACCTGGGACCACGAGCTGCTCAAGTACAACCAGCACCCTGACGACCGCCATTACTACAACAACAACGTCTGCGCGTCAGACAGCTCCGGCTCCCGCTTCGGAGACTCCAAAACGGAAACTTTCGAGTCCAAGAACAAGGAAGCGCAAGTTGGCAACCTCAAGCTGAACCTACCGCTCGATGAGGACGACTATCTGATGCCGTCGCCGCAGCAGAACCAGAACGCGTCCACGTATATGGACCTCATTGGGGAGAACGGCGAGGGGTCCGATGCGAAAGACTTACGGTTCAGCGGGTTCGTTGGTATCGGTTCTAAGCGGTGCGTGGACAACCCCGAGTATCTGATGTCTGAGGAGAGCGTGCCTACGCAGACGGTGGGCATTCCGGTGGAGTGTGCTAGTGAGGCGAGTGAGGCGAGCgagggggcgggcgcgggcgcgggggcggaaGCGGGGGCGCCGCCCTACCAGCCGCAGCGGTCGCTGGAGGAGGAGTCCATGTCCGACCACGAGTACTACAACGATCTGCAGAGGGAACTACAGCCGCTGCGGAGAAACGAGACCACTGTGTGA
- the LOC105385471 gene encoding epidermal growth factor receptor isoform X4, translated as MYALLLCCLTLASLAPGAHPARPHRHHPPPQRITHHKHSEFVKGKICIGTNGRMSVPSNRDIHYRNLRNRFTNCTYVDGNLELTWLQNDTMDLSFLKYIREVTGYVLISHVKVRRIILPQLQIIRGRTLFKLNVREEEFALMVTMSSAFTLELPALRDVLRGSVGMYNNYNLCHVKTINWDEIITGINATYVYVYNYTVPERECPRCHASCEAGCWGEGPDNCQKFSKTNCSPQCAQGRCFGPNPRDCCNTFCAGGCTGPLPSQCLACRNFFDEGTCSQECPPMQIYNPTTYSWEPNPNGKYAYGATCVRNCPEHLLKDNGACVRSCPPNKTAVNGECIPCNVTCPKTCRAEKPIHAGNIDSFKDCTIIDGSVEILEMTLTGFQQVNSDYSFGERYPKMDPEKLEVFSTVREVTGYLNVQAHHPNFTSLSYFRNLEVIGGRQVAENLFASLYIVKTSLKSLGLKSLKRVNSGAIAIMENKNLCFADKIAWGKLVKSKDHKQVIQKNGDPRACEKANLVCDAECSGDGCWGPGPDQCLSCQNYKFGETCIQNCSVHPGLYKSGSSSCKQCDVECVGGCSGPGPANCTACRHVRDGPYCVAQCPMARYNAADGTCLPCHRNCEHGCTGPENTVGPGACNSCSKAIISVEAQIEVCLEEDEPCPDGYYNEWVGNVKPLEGKVKVVCRKCHPLCKKCTGFGIHQQVCQVCNGFKRSDQCEDECPADHFTDDVTRTCTPCHHECRGCTGPTSTDCIKCHNLKIFINESNNIDNKPVFNCTDACPDHMPHKIYFDEMLQNVIEEPYCSEAPSAISRPAAARTSTVLVLVLVFAFLLLIILAIIGYTCRQKAKAKKDAVKMTMVLTGCEDNEPLRPTNVKPNLAKLRIVKEAELRRGGMLGFGAFGKVYKGVWVPEGENVKIPVAIKVLKEGTGANSSKEFMEERYIISKEFLEEAYIMASVEHPNLLQLLAVCMTSQMMLITQLMPLGCLLDYVRTHREKIGSKAFLNWCTQIARGMSYLEEKRLVHRDLAARNVLVQTPNCVKITDFGLAKLLDINEDEYKAAGGKMPIKWLALECIQHRIFTHKSDVWAFGVTIWEILSYGARPYENISARNVPELIENGLKLSQPAICTLDIYCIMVSCWMLDADSRPTFKQLADTFAEMARDPGRYLVIPGDKFMRLPSYSTQVNDEKEILRNLQSAMEGPEPLVEADEYLQPKFKPGAGTLTSNSAVSGVDTQTSSLKPSTSTSWANHPGPDCATDGSRPETWDHELLKYNQHPDDRHYYNNNVCASDSSGSRFGDSKTETFESKNKEAQVGNLKLNLPLDEDDYLMPSPQQNQNASTYMDLIGENGEGSDAKDLRFSGFVGIGSKRCVDNPEYLMSEESVPTQTVGIPVECASEASEASEGAGAGAGAEAGAPPYQPQRSLEEESMSDHEYYNDLQRELQPLRRNETTV; from the exons ATGTACGCGCTGCTCCTGTGCTGCCTGACCCTCGCGAGCCTGGCGCCCGGCGCGCACCCCGCCCGCCCCCACCGCCACCACCCGCCCCCGCAGCGCATCACACACCACAAACACTCGGAATTCGTCAAGGGGAAAA TATGCATCGGAACGAACGGGCGCATGTCGGTGCCGTCGAACCGGGACATCCACTACCGGAACCTGCGGAACCGCTTCACGAACTGCACCTACGTGGACGGGAACCTGGAGCTGACGTGGCTCCAGAACGACACCATGGACCTGTCCTTCCTCAAGTACATCCGCGAGGTCACCGGCTACGTGTTGATCTCCCACGTGAAGGTGCGCCGCATCATCCTGCCGCAGCTGCAGATCATCCGCGGCCGGACCCTCTTCAAGCTCAACGTGAGGGAAGAGGAGTTCGCGCTAATGGTCACCATGAGCTCGGCGTTCACATTAGAGCTGCCGGCTCTGCGTGACGTGCTGCGCGGCAGCGTCGGCATGTACAACAACTACAACCTCTGCCACGTCAAGACCATCAACTGGGACGAGATCATCACGGGGATCAATGCCAcctatgtgtatgtgtataacTACACGGTGCCCGAGCGGGAGTGCCCGCGCTGTCACGCCAGCTGCGAGGCCGGCTGCTGGGGTGAGGGCCCGGACAACTGCCAGAAGTTCTCGAAGACAAACTGCAGCCCGCAGTGCGCGCAGGGCCGCTGCTTCGGGCCCAACCCGCGCGACTGCTGCAACACGTTCTGCGCCGGCGGCTGCACCGGCCCGCTGCCCAGCCAGTGCCTCGCCTGCCGGAACTTCTTCGACGAGGGCACCTGCTCGCAAGAGTGCCCTCCGATGCAAATATACAACCCCACCACATATTCGTGGGAGCCGAACCCCAACGGCAAATACGCGTATGGTGCCACGTGTGTGAGGAACTGCCCAGAACATTTATTGAAAGACAACGGTGCGTGTGTCCGTAGTTGCCCGCCGAACAAGACGGCAGTGAACGGTGAATGTATTCCGTGTAATGTGACGTGTCCGAAGACTTGTCGGGCGGAGAAGCCGATCCATGCGGGGAACATCGACAGTTTCAAAGACTGCACGATCATCGACGGCTCGGTGGAGATCCTGGAGATGACGCTGACGGGCTTCCAGCAAGTGAACAGCGACTACTCGTTCGGGGAGCGCTACCCCAAGATGGACCCGGAGAAGCTGGAGGTGTTCAGCACGGTCCGCGAGGTGACCGGCTACCTCAACGTGCAGGCGCACCACCCCAACTTCACCAGCCTCTCCTACTTCCGCAACCTCGAGGTCATCGGCGGCCGGCAAGTGGCCGAGAACCTCTTCGCTTCCCTCTACATCGTCAAGACGTCGCTCAAATCCCTCGGCTTGAAGTCTCTGAAGCGCGTCAACTCGGGAGCTATCGCCATCATGGAGAACAAGAATCTGTGCTTCGCCGACAAGATAGCTTGGGGAAAACTGGTCAAGTCAAAGGACCACAAGCAAGTCATACAGAAGAACGGGGACCCAAGGGCTTGTG AAAAAGCGAATTTGGTGTGTGACGCTGAATGTTCGGGCGACGGCTGCTGGGGCCCCGGCCCCGACCAGTGCCTCTCTTGCCAGAACTACAAGTTTGGAGAAACTTGCATACAGAACTGCAGCGTACATCCTGG ACTGTACAAGTCGGGGTCTAGTTCGTGCAAGCAATGCGACGTGGAGTGCGTGGGCGGCTGCTCGGGCCCGGGCCCGGCCAACTGCACGGCGTGCCGGCACGTGCGCGACGGGCCCTACTGCGTGGCGCAGTGCCCCATGGCGCGCTACAACGCGGCCGACGGCACCTGCCTGCCCTGCCACCGCAACTGTGAACACGGCTGCACCGGCCCCGAGAACACCGTCGGACCCGGCGCCTGCAACTCATGCAGCAAAGCCATTATAAGCGTGGAAGCGCAAATTGAAGTCTGCCTCGAAGAAGATGAGCCTTGCCCCGATGGGTATTACAATGAATGGGTCGGGAATGTCAAGCCTTTAGAGGGCAAAGTGAAGGTTGTCTGCAGAAAGTGCCATCCGCTGTGCAAGAAGTGCACAGGGTTTGGTATCCATCAGCAGGTGTGCCAAGTGTGCAACGGGTTCAAGCGAAGTGACCAGTGTGAGGACGAGTGCCCGGCGGATCACTTCACGGATGACGTCACGCGGACGTGCACGCCGTGCCACCACGAGTGCCGCGGCTGCACCGGACCCACTTCCACTGACTGCATCAAGTGCCACAACCTCAAGATATTCATCAACGAGTCCAACAACATTGACAACAAGCCCGTGTTCAACTGCACCGACGCCTGTCCCGACCACATGCCCCACAAGATATACTTCGATGAGATGCTTCAAAATGTGATCGAGGAGCCGTACTGCTCTGAGGCTCCCAGCGCCATCTCGAGACCGGCGGCCGCGAGGACGTCAACAGTACTGGTTCTAGTGCTTGTGTTCGCTTTCCTACTGCTGATTATCTTGGCGATAATCGGCTACACGTGCAGGCAGAAGGCGAAGGCTAAGAAAGACGCAGTGAAAATGACGATGGTGCTGACCGGGTGTGAGGATAACGAGCCACTGAGACCGACGAATGTCAAGCCAAACCTCGCAAAACTCCGCATTGTGAAGGAAGCCGAGCTCCGCCGAGGCGGCATGCTCGGGTTCGGAGCATTCGGCAAGGTATACAAGGGCGTCTGGGTGCCAGAAGGAGAGAACGTCAAGATCCCTGTCGCTATCAAAGTGCTGAAAGAGGGAACTGGCGCCAACTCCAGCAAAGAGTTCATGGAAGAGCGATACATTATTAGCAAGGAGTTTCTCGAAGAAGCGTATATCATGGCGAGTGTGGAACATCCGAATCTGCTGCAGTTGCTGGCTGTTTGCATGACGAGCCAGATGATGTTGATCACTCAGCTGATGCCGTTGGGTTGCTTGTTGGACTACGTGAGGACGCACCGAGAGAAGATAGGCTCAAAGGCATTCTTGAACTGGTGCACGCAGATAGCGCGAGGCATGTCCTATCTCGAAGAGAAACGATTAGTCCACCGAGACTTGGCCGCGCGAAACGTGCTAGTGCAAACGCCAAACTGCGTAAAGATTACCGACTTCGGGTTAGCGAAGCTTCTAGATATAAACGAAGACGAGTACAAAGCTGCTGGAGGCAAGATGCCGATCAAGTGGCTGGCGCTAGAGTGCATCCAGCACAGGATATTCACGCACAAGAGTGACGTGTGGGCTTTCGGCGTGACGATATGGGAGATATTGAGTTACGGGGCGCGTCCGTACGAGAATATATCGGCTCGGAACGTTCCGGAGTTGATCGAGAATGGGTTGAAGTTGTCTCAGCCGGCTATTTGTACGCTGGACATCTACTGCATCATGGTGTCGTGTTGGATGCTGGACGCGGACAGTCGGCCGACGTTCAAGCAGCTAGCGGACACGTTTGCGGAAATGGCGCGAGACCCCGGCAGATACCTGGTCATACCCGGAGACAAGTTCATGAGGCTGCCGTCTTACTCCACACAGGTAAAT GACGAGAAAGAGATCCTCCGGAACCTGCAGTCTGCGATGGAGGGCCCCGAGCCGCTCGTGGAAGCGGACGAGTACCTGCAACCGAAGTTCAAGCCGGGAGCGGGGACATTGACCTCCAACTCCGCTGTGAGCGGCGTCGACACCCAGACCAGCTCACTCAAGCCCTCCACATCCACGTCCTGGGCCAACCACCCCGGCCCCGACTGCGCCACCGACGGCTCCCGGCCAGAGACCTGGGACCACGAGCTGCTCAAGTACAACCAGCACCCTGACGACCGCCATTACTACAACAACAACGTCTGCGCGTCAGACAGCTCCGGCTCCCGCTTCGGAGACTCCAAAACGGAAACTTTCGAGTCCAAGAACAAGGAAGCGCAAGTTGGCAACCTCAAGCTGAACCTACCGCTCGATGAGGACGACTATCTGATGCCGTCGCCGCAGCAGAACCAGAACGCGTCCACGTATATGGACCTCATTGGGGAGAACGGCGAGGGGTCCGATGCGAAAGACTTACGGTTCAGCGGGTTCGTTGGTATCGGTTCTAAGCGGTGCGTGGACAACCCCGAGTATCTGATGTCTGAGGAGAGCGTGCCTACGCAGACGGTGGGCATTCCGGTGGAGTGTGCTAGTGAGGCGAGTGAGGCGAGCgagggggcgggcgcgggcgcgggggcggaaGCGGGGGCGCCGCCCTACCAGCCGCAGCGGTCGCTGGAGGAGGAGTCCATGTCCGACCACGAGTACTACAACGATCTGCAGAGGGAACTACAGCCGCTGCGGAGAAACGAGACCACTGTGTGA